The Pungitius pungitius chromosome 10, fPunPun2.1, whole genome shotgun sequence DNA window TAAAACTTAACTGATTGAActattctgtgtttgtgtgcatgaatCTTAACAGAGTCAATGCAAAGCGggaattatttatataaatgatatTTATACATATGCAGCACCAGTCAACAGTTTTGACACTTTcccattgaattgaatgaaaatatGACTCCAAACTTTGGACATGTATTGGATAGACAATTGTTTCTTTACAATTTCACAACTGCTCCTTGCCTTTTTCCCTGCTGTTCTTAAGTTTGAGCTGTACAAAACATTGATTTCTTGAACTAACAGAAAACTATTTACATGTAGTAAGTGAGTGAAATATATCATTATTGAGCTATGAAATGATCAGTATTGCGTTATAAGATTTCGTTTTTTGACAGAACAACTGCCCTGACCCTGATAACGAGGCCCCGGTTCTCCACTGACTCCATCAGGCCCGTTAGAGGGAGAGATGCTGCATTCAGCCGTGTGCTCCATTTTCCACATCATCACACGGGCTGCATTGAGCCGCGGAGCCGGTGGAGTGGTCGGTGCAGCCCCGGGCTCAGCGCTGCGCACAAAGACGAGCTGTGTGATCGTTATTGTTTTCTACTTCCATCCCGGCGCTGTCTTGCGCAGAAGAGACACCTATGCTGCACGCacagtgcattctgggatgcCCGCTTGCTTGTGTCAAATcaggttttgttcattttttttttaactccttaaaataaaaaagtccctATTTGAGCCGAAGTCCGCGAATCTCCTCCAGCAGGAGACGAGTCAACCGTTTAATCGATGAGGGGCTGCATGGAAGGATAGCCTTAAAAGtcatgtaaaaacaaaatgtggctGGTAGACAGCCGTGTGGCCTGCGAAGCATCTTCGGAAGTCAACAACAGTGTGTGCGTAATAAACAGAGCGGTTACCAGCTATCGGGCTGCCCGATGGGGAGCGCGGCGTCCAGGTCCAAGACATCCACCTCATCCATAACGGTGGCGCTGTCCTCCTCGGCGGCGCCGAGACACGCGGAGCTCGGCTGAAAATACGCGACGGGCTCCTCGGTGGATCCGGGGGCTCCGGGGGGACTCGGGATGCCATATTGTGCGGGGACGTGGTCGCTCGCGCACGCGTTACCGCCGCGCAGACACGACAGCGGGGTCTGGGGATGAGCAGGGCCGACGGGGCGAGTGTTTACCGCGTTCGCTCTGGTCCGCAATTGTTCGTTTTGCCGCTCCAATTTGCGGACCAACTCCTGCAGCTTGAGCACCTCCAGCTCCGCGCTGGAGGTCTGGTTGTTGCCGTTGACGTCTGCCATCATGCGCGGGTTCAACACCTCTGCTTCCATTTGGTAGAGAGCACATTGAGAAGCGGCCTGCCTGCGGAGAGCGTGtccagattcccccccccccccccgttgaaagCGACTactacacgcacacgcactcgCAAGCACACGCTCTCACACAATGATGCCGCTGCTGGGATGATGGCACAGGCTGCGTCTGATTGGTCAGCAGCTTGGAGTTCAACTCCCATCGCACCACTGCCGAGGAAGTGTTTATTAAggacacgcgcgcgcacacgcacgcacacgcaatCACCGTGTACCTTTCtattgttttcctttgtttttttgcattaaacatCTTTTTTACAGCGTTCAATAAAATCTTTTAAAATTAGCATGAAGACTATAAGTGCAATCATGAAAATGACATTTACATATTGCCTGATATCATTTTCAATACATTATCCTCCACTCCAGACACTAACTagcctttaaatgttttaattgtatCCACCCCCCATAAATGATCCTAAGTGCTCTTTCTAGgacatttatatgtaaaataaaatgatttattcatttactacCCAACTACCCAAAAGGTGGTTTACCTTATATGGATATATTGCCCCCAAAACTTGACAACTTGACACCAAATGATCAGACactttttttgcctttattgCACAAAGAGAAAGCCCCCGGCCCTATAAATTGCAATATCTCTTTTCATATTACACAACCCCACAAAGTCAGAGGACTTGAGAGAATATCATGCGTGCCATCTCAAGGGGAAAGGTTTAGATACAAAGACAGAAATATCACAATGTCAACAGCGCACTTCCATGGAGCTGCATTtgtaatatatattcataatataattgtcatttttaaaaacacctaGATAAAGATTTGTGAGCATATAAAAACATAAGTACAGGAGAACCTTtttcaccccccaaaaaacccaatTAACAGTAGCCTATTCCATTGAATCGTCAATCCCATGTATTTTATCTCCAGTGAGGGCTCGGGAGAAACTTAGCGTCGCCATTTACCTGTGGAACAAAACAATAGGATAATTAAATGACCTGTTTAACCAGGGTAATAAAGGAATACATGTAACCATTCATTAATGAACTGTTCTCTACCTCTGGCGATCTCAAAGCAGTTTTCACAGTGCACCATGCGTTTGTAGATCCACATGCTGTCCCCGGCTTTCATGTTCCCCAGCGTGCTGCTACACACCTCGCACTGCccagacacaaacgcacactcacTCGCGTGCTCAAAGAGATGCAGGCTGACCAAAACAACACACTTCCTGTTGTCAGTGTTAAATGTAAAGTCTATTCAAGAATCCTACTTTCCATACTTAGAATATCACGCCTTTACTGTATTTATCTAACACCCACTTAGGTGTATCCAATATGGCTTATTGGGCCTCATGTCAGGTGTAAATTAGGTGGAACAATACAGGAAATTACCCCAAACGTTCCCTCTAATAAGGATGTACAGGAGATGTTTTGACATTAGGAAAAGCTCTGGTGCAAACATACAAAGCAATGAGTTTTtttccatgggggggggggggggggatattgcTACTTCTATTTTTTCAAACACTGATTGTTGCAGCCTTTCATGGTATGACAAACTAAAGTAATCTGCTTACCTTAAAGCAGGAAGCGTGGCAGTTGATTTTCATGTCATCCAGGACCATCTTGGCATCACCGTTGAAGGGCCTACGGCAGGAAGTGCACAAGTCTTTTTCAAGCACCGTCCTGCAGGGGACATAAAAAAACCCAGCATTTATTATAagttcattttttacattggaAACAGGAGTTGGGCAGAAACAAGTCGTACATTATAGTCTTATAGCTCCAGGAGTAAGACTTTTCCTTCCAGGGCCACCAGCGGGTTTAAACTTCTGGCGTTTAGTGAAATGTCATGACAACTATTGGATAGATTGGCACATAGTGTAGCACAAGCATTCATGGTTGGGAGATGAGGACTCCTAAACACAGAGGTGATGCCTTCATGTTCAACCGCATATAGCGCCACCTTGAGGTTGACAGTTGAAACGGATTGCCATGAATTGTGGATGGATTACATAACTGTGAAAGTGACTTTAGAACAAATTCTAAATTCCAGTAGTGAGCCTTGTGAACGTTTGACCTGTCAGCATGTTGGAGCTTTTCCTACCTCTCAGGAGCTGCATACACACTCTTCGTGGAGGATGAGTACATTTGATCAGTTTCAGCCGACCTGCTGCGAGAGTTAAACAGATAGCAGTTTGTTTGGAGTCCTCCTTTACTTgcacatcatttcaaacccagTGGGGTTCCATGTGGAGGAATACCTGCTGCTCCGGTAGGATGTTGAGGTGTAGGAGGACGGACTTGTGATGCTGCTGTACTCGTAGctgcacaaagacaaaatgaccCACATAAGACGTGACATTGGGAATGCTTCTTACTTACAGCGGGAGCTCAGCTGGCTCGGCTCCCTACCTGGACTCGGGCCTGGAGTACGAGTAGCTGCGGTCGCTGCTGTAGTCGTCACTGCGCGTGCAAACACAGAGCAGAGGCACGTTTCAATGTGTTCGGACACGTGTGGGTTCGAGTGTGAGCGCTGTTGGCCATAGTAGAACTATTCACCTGGGGGTGGTGCTGATGGTGTAGGAGGTGGTGCGGGTGGAGGGAAGATCTTCAGAGTACGAGCTGTAGCTGTGGGtcaatgaagcatgaatgaGATTTTTATGGTCGCAACTTAACGATGCTTATATTTATGAATTGATTTGTGGATTTTGTGGTAATTCTGTTGTAGTAAGTATTATTTTGTCATATCAATTGTTCTCAATAGAACTAATTACTAACTTAATACTACAAGGCAACAaccatcagcctcagctgtactttgtgttttggGTTAATTAGCAAAAAAATCTGTTGTTAgttaaaaaagatgaaatgattattattttattttattattagacCAACTAATCTAGAGTCGACTATAGATCATATTGTAGCATTTCTTTAGTAGTCCTTGTTCTTTAGTTGGCATCTTGTCCCTCTTGAGCAGTCAGCATATTTACCTGCTGGTTCTAGTGGAGGTGGGCGTTGACAGATTTGAGCTTTCAACTCTAAACGGCCGAAAACGACAATGTCAGAAGAAGTTGGTTACGACATTGGAAAGAAGCAATATGCAATCCAGGCTTTTCAAATCCAGCTCTCACCCTCGGCTGCCTTCCACTGTGATGATCTCTCTCTTCgtggtgatgctgctgctggtgatgctgctgctgctgatgctgctgctgctgctgctgatgctgctgctgctgacagaaTGACGATGTGATCAATTTAAATGATATTTCAATGCTTGTGCGTATTGAGAAATAATATTCACTGAGACCTGTCACCTGAGAGAAGATGGCCGGTCAGATACATTTGTGATGGATTGAGGCAGGAGGGTGCCATACAGGTCATCCTCAGGCCTGTAAAGCAACACTATTATAAATACTTGGTGATCATGAGTGCATAAcctattttattcaaatgtatatGGGGATGAAGGTTTATCTTACTTAGAGGAAATCGTTGTTGTGGTTGTAGTTTTAATCCCATTTCTGAAAAAACAAGACCAGGATTGGAATTgtatttatcatcatcatcatcatcatcatcgtcgtcgcaGTTCCTCTCAGCAACCCAACCATCAGTATGCTCAGAAATATACCACATATAACATTCATTTTCTAGGCTCAGTGAAAGAAAGAATCACCTGTCTGTGGACGAGTAAACTCCCTTCCCAGAAGAAGGGACGAGAGGTTTGTCCTCCGGgctgcacagaaacacaggTCAGAGAATAGCAATGTCTAGATTAAAGTGTCCTGAATGagaaagggacacacacagcctccccTGCAGTGGGCCCACTATGGGAAGAAACTCACACAGGGCTGCTTTTCACCGTCACAGTCTCAGACGAAAAGACGcttgttttactgtaaaaaagaaaataaaccttATTACAGAACGTAATTCTGACCCCCTCTCTGCGTCATGATGAAGATAAAGAGTGTAAACATTTTTGAATGGAAGGAGAATATCACCTGTCTGTGGGCGAGGAACTTTTCTTGATAGCCGAGGGGATGAGAGTGTCATAAAGTTTGTCCTCAGGGCTGCACAGAAATACAGAGGAGATTAGAAGTGATGCATACAGACaagttgtgttgtgtatttCTTATTAGAGTCAAATATCTGCCTATGTCTCACTCTTTACTGCTGGAAACAGAAGTCTCAGGCTCTTTGGTGGTCCTGGTAGGTGAGTAGTTGGTGTACAGTGACCTGTGTGAAAGGACATCCAACTCATGCATTTActttttacaaaaatacaattttgaaataCTCTTTTGAGATGGGTTAggatttaacattaaaaacattggaCACAATGATTTGTTAACAGCATTCATGTTgattaattaaaatgtcatttttttgatGCAGAGGTGTTATTGTACTGGAGTATTTCCGttgttatgtatgtatgttaccCTTTGCTTGTAGACTTGACGCGGTCACTGAACTTCGCGGTCGGACTTTTAAGTGCAGGGTCACTGCAAGAAAACACATGTGTCAGTTTGGGACTAAATTCGGAGATGCTTGGTCAGAAAGGGTTCACTCTTATCAAAATGTACCTCTTGGTGTAGGAAGTTGTAGTCTGGCTGGAAGTGAGGGTGCTGCTAATAGAGGAGAAGCTTTATTTAGCCACAGTTACTACTTCAAGTTACTCATTCTTGACTCGGACAGCCTGGAGCTAAAACCTTTCACGAGGAAAAGAACTGTGATAAATAGTGTACCAACCCGCTCCTCAGCTCATCCTGACTTCCACTGAATCTGCAATGACAAAAATCTGAATCAAAcatctgcttcttttttcttacaACTGCAGAACATACATACAGACgtacatttctgcatcagtataAAAAGGCACCAGGATATTTAGTAAAACTGTACTTCTTGGTGAGAGCCTGCACAGATGTCGACTTGCTCGTGGTTACGGTGGTTTTAACTTCTCCTCCGTCTGGACTGTGGAGGATTAACAACTCATTCGCCACAGTTTATAACAACTAATAACATTATGTTGTAGGGGTTCTAGGAGTATCCGTCTTACCCAATTGTTGTTTCGCTGCGTTGGCTCAGAACAGATTTGCCAAAGTTTGGGTCTCGGCTGGAGGAGGAAAACGATTCAGATAAATTCACCCACACACCAACAGTCCTGCCACATATTGCGTGCATGTGTCTTTGCCCCGTGGCAAGCATTGCATCTGATTACGTCTGCGTGACTCACTCGATATCCTCATCCTCAATTTCCGCTTTCTTGATCCAGCTGCCGTCCTTCAGGAGAGAGGTGGACTTTCCTGCAAACATGAGACAGAGTCGAGCCTCAACCATGTGACCCTACTTGTTTTTGAATCACCTTTCAGCTATTCTGGAAAAGGTTTCATTTATTAGACTCTCTGagatttacatatttatattgtattatatgtgTCACATTCTCAAACACTGTGTACAGGTACATTTGGGATGGCATACTCTTAGAAATACTAATAAATGATCTAAATGACATCCACAAATGAGCATCATATAACAAAGGAcctttgaatatttcatgtaGTTGCAACTCCcccaattttatttattatatatatatatataataaaatatatatatttaaacacttACCATTTGAAAACCTGCTCATTTTGTAATTTCACCTGTAAGTGCAAGAGAACAAAGAGGGACTTGATCAGAGAAAGTACACAGCACATGTGTCCACTAGGTGGCAGTGTGGCCTCGGACGTGTCCTGCTGCCTGTCAAAGGGTATCAGCTAAAGTTCTGCTCAACCCCAGACTCACTGACTAAGCCCTCAAACTGGTTTGTCTTGATTCGTACCCACATGAAGACACGCCTTCTCCAAACACTGGATTGTCAGCAAAACAGAGGGGCGAACCGGTGCCATTAGTGATCAATAATAAAGATTTTTCCCTTTCGACTACACGACGGCGCTGGGACACACGCGTCCATATAATGAAGCCCTTTAGCAAACATCTACAGCTTCGACGGAAGTTGTGACTTAAAAATCCATTGTGTGTCTATGCATTATCTAGTTTGCGATAATTGTTATTGGTCCACATGTTATTCTGGTTTGGGTGAAACTGTTTGGAAGGTCCACGACACGCATGCCAAAGAGTTTAAACAGATCTTCTCCTGGACTTTTCTGAACCTTCGAGATTAGTACAATTTATTATTGAGTTTAATCTCTGATCTCAGTGTCGACCCTTTAATGAGCCTCGTAAAAGTGGAAGATTTACAGCTTTAACTTGTGGAAGTCACACAGTAATAATCCCAGATGTAGTTTCCAGTAACACAAAGCTTCTGATATCATGACTCAACCAGTGGGAGGTGAAACACTCGCATTAACAGCAAGCTCAcacataaatgtgtttgttataTCCTTAATATCAAAACCACAAGCATTTCTCTCCTCAAAGTAAAGTCACTCAAAAAGTAACTAGAAGTAAAACTAAAAGAATCATTATGTACTTAATTGactaaatgtttgtttaaa harbors:
- the scel gene encoding sciellin isoform X2, giving the protein MSRFSNGKSTSLLKDGSWIKKAEIEDEDIDRDPNFGKSVLSQRSETTIGPDGGEVKTTVTTSKSTSVQALTKKFSGSQDELRSGSTLTSSQTTTSYTKSDPALKSPTAKFSDRVKSTSKGSLYTNYSPTRTTKEPETSVSSSKDPEDKLYDTLIPSAIKKSSSPTDSKTSVFSSETVTVKSSPVPEDKPLVPSSGKGVYSSTDRNGIKTTTTTTISSKPEDDLYGTLLPQSITNVSDRPSSLSSSISSSSSSISSSSITSSSITTKREIITVEGSRGVESSNLSTPTSTRTSSYSSYSEDLPSTRTTSYTISTTPSDDYSSDRSYSYSRPESSYEYSSITSPSSYTSTSYRSSSRSAETDQMYSSSTKSVYAAPERTVLEKDLCTSCRRPFNGDAKMVLDDMKINCHASCFKCEVCSSTLGNMKAGDSMWIYKRMVHCENCFEIARGKWRR
- the scel gene encoding sciellin isoform X1, which gives rise to MSRFSNGKSTSLLKDGSWIKKAEIEDEDIDRDPNFGKSVLSQRSETTIGPDGGEVKTTVTTSKSTSVQALTKKFSGSQDELRSGSTLTSSQTTTSYTKSDPALKSPTAKFSDRVKSTSKGSLYTNYSPTRTTKEPETSVSSSKDPEDKLYDTLIPSAIKKSSSPTDSKTSVFSSETVTVKSSPVPEDKPLVPSSGKGVYSSTDRNGIKTTTTTTISSKPEDDLYGTLLPQSITNVSDRPSSLSSSSISSSSSSISSSSITSSSITTKREIITVEGSRGVESSNLSTPTSTRTSSYSSYSEDLPSTRTTSYTISTTPSDDYSSDRSYSYSRPESSYEYSSITSPSSYTSTSYRSSSRSAETDQMYSSSTKSVYAAPERTVLEKDLCTSCRRPFNGDAKMVLDDMKINCHASCFKCEVCSSTLGNMKAGDSMWIYKRMVHCENCFEIARGKWRR
- the scel gene encoding sciellin isoform X6, which gives rise to MSRFSNGKSTSLLKDGSWIKKAEIEDEDIDRDPNFGKSVLSQRSETTIGFSGSQDELRSGTLTSSQTTTSYTKSDPALKSPTAKFSDRVKSTSKGSLYTNYSPTRTTKEPETSVSSSKDPEDKLYDTLIPSAIKKSSSPTDSKTSVFSSETVTVKSSPVPEDKPLVPSSGKGVYSSTDRNGIKTTTTTTISSKPEDDLYGTLLPQSITNVSDRPSSLSSSSISSSSSSISSSSITSSSITTKREIITVEGSRGVESSNLSTPTSTRTSSYSSYSEDLPSTRTTSYTISTTPSDDYSSDRSYSYSRPESSYEYSSITSPSSYTSTSYRSSSRSAETDQMYSSSTKSVYAAPERTVLEKDLCTSCRRPFNGDAKMVLDDMKINCHASCFKCEVCSSTLGNMKAGDSMWIYKRMVHCENCFEIARGKWRR
- the scel gene encoding sciellin isoform X5, with amino-acid sequence MSRFSNGKSTSLLKDGSWIKKAEIEDEDIDRDPNFGKSVLSQRSETTIGFSGSQDELRSGSTLTSSQTTTSYTKSDPALKSPTAKFSDRVKSTSKGSLYTNYSPTRTTKEPETSVSSSKDPEDKLYDTLIPSAIKKSSSPTDSKTSVFSSETVTVKSSPVPEDKPLVPSSGKGVYSSTDRNGIKTTTTTTISSKPEDDLYGTLLPQSITNVSDRPSSLSSSSISSSSSSISSSSITSSSITTKREIITVEGSRGVESSNLSTPTSTRTSSYSSYSEDLPSTRTTSYTISTTPSDDYSSDRSYSYSRPESSYEYSSITSPSSYTSTSYRSSSRSAETDQMYSSSTKSVYAAPERTVLEKDLCTSCRRPFNGDAKMVLDDMKINCHASCFKCEVCSSTLGNMKAGDSMWIYKRMVHCENCFEIARGKWRR
- the scel gene encoding sciellin isoform X3 — protein: MSRFSNGKSTSLLKDGSWIKKAEIEDEDIDRDPNFGKSVLSQRSETTIGPDGGEVKTTVTTSKSTSVQALTKKFSGSQDELRSGTLTSSQTTTSYTKSDPALKSPTAKFSDRVKSTSKGSLYTNYSPTRTTKEPETSVSSSKDPEDKLYDTLIPSAIKKSSSPTDSKTSVFSSETVTVKSSPVPEDKPLVPSSGKGVYSSTDRNGIKTTTTTTISSKPEDDLYGTLLPQSITNVSDRPSSLSSSSISSSSSSISSSSITSSSITTKREIITVEGSRGVESSNLSTPTSTRTSSYSSYSEDLPSTRTTSYTISTTPSDDYSSDRSYSYSRPESSYEYSSITSPSSYTSTSYRSSSRSAETDQMYSSSTKSVYAAPERTVLEKDLCTSCRRPFNGDAKMVLDDMKINCHASCFKCEVCSSTLGNMKAGDSMWIYKRMVHCENCFEIARGKWRR
- the scel gene encoding sciellin isoform X4, which translates into the protein MSRFSNGKSTSLLKDGSWIKKAEIEDEDIDRDPNFGKSVLSQRSETTIGPDGGEVKTTVTTSKSTSVQALTKKFSGSQDELRSGSTLTSSQTTTSYTKSDPALKSPTAKFSDRVKSTSKGSLYTNYSPTRTTKEPETSVSSSKDPEDKLYDTLIPSAIKKSSSPTDSKTSVFSSETVTVKSSPVPEDKPLVPSSGKGVYSSTDRNGIKTTTTTTISSKPEDDLYGTLLPQSITNVSDRPSSLSSSSISSSSITSSSITTKREIITVEGSRGVESSNLSTPTSTRTSSYSSYSEDLPSTRTTSYTISTTPSDDYSSDRSYSYSRPESSYEYSSITSPSSYTSTSYRSSSRSAETDQMYSSSTKSVYAAPERTVLEKDLCTSCRRPFNGDAKMVLDDMKINCHASCFKCEVCSSTLGNMKAGDSMWIYKRMVHCENCFEIARGKWRR